The Jiangella sp. DSM 45060 genome contains the following window.
GCCGGTCATGACCTGGCCGCTCTGGGTGCTCGGCGCGCTGTCGGTCGTCGGCGGGTTCGGGCTGCTGTACCTCGGCGCCGGCATCGTCGACTGGCTGGCGCCGGTCACCGGTGAGGCGCACCACGACCTCCCGATGCCGCTCTGGCTGCTGATCACCATCACGCTGGCCACCGTCGTCGTCGGTGTCGCGGTCGCCTGGGCGATGTACGGGCGCCGCACGGTCCGCGAGGACGTCCCGGCCGGCAACGCGATCACCGTCGCCGCCCGCAACGACCTCTACGGCGACGCGTTCAACGAGGCGGTGTTCATGCGGCCGGGCCAGTACCTGACCCGCTCGCTGGTCTACTTCGAGAACCGCGGCGTCGACGGTGCCGTGGTCGGCACCGCCACCGCCGTCGGCGGCCTGTCGGCCCGCATGCGGCGCTGGCAGACCGGTTTCGTCCGTTCCTATGCCGTGACGATGCTCGGCGGCGTCGGCGTCGTCGTGCTGGCCATGCTGTTGGTGAGGCTTCCGTGACCTTTCCCTGGTTGACCACGCTCATCGCGCTGCCGGCGCTCGGGGCGGTGCTCACCGCCCTGGTGCCGTCCGGGCGGGGCACGCTCGCCAAGCAGGTCGCGACCGGTTTCGCGGTGCTGACGCTGGTCGTCGGCGCGCTGATCAGCATCCAGTTCCTGTTCGACGTCGACATGGGCGTCGAGTCGGAGACCTACGAGTGGATCCCCGAGTTCGGGGCCTCGTGGGCGCTGGACATCCACGGCATCAGCCTCGCGCTGGTCGCGCTGACGGTGCTGGCGACGCCGATCGTCGCGCTGGCCATGTGGCACGAGGCCGAGGAGGAGAAGCGCGACCCGAAGGCGTTCTTCGCGCTGCTGCTGTCGGTCGAGGCGCTGACGCTGACCGCGTTCCTCTCGCAGGACGTGCTGCTGTTCTACGTCGTCTTCGAGGCGATGCTGATCCCGCTGTACTTCATGATCGGCATGTACGGCGGCCCGCAGCGCCGCTACGCCGCGGTGAAGTTCCTGCTGTACAACCTGGTCGGCGGGCTGGCCATGCTGGCCGCCGTCATCGGGCTGTACGTGCAGTCCGTCGACGCCGGCAACCCGTCGTTCTACCTGCCCGACCTCGTCGCGCTGGACATCGACACCACCACCCAGTGGTGGCTGTTCATCGGGTTCATGTTGGCGTTCGCGATCAAGGCGCCGCTGTGGCCGTTCCACACCTGGCTGCCCGACGCCGCGGCCGAGGCGACGCCGGCGAACGCGGCGTTCCTGTCCGGCGTCGCCGACAAGGTCGGCACCTACGGCATGATCGCGCTGGTGCTGCCGCTGTTCCCGGACGCGTCGCGCGAGGCCGCACCGGTCATCGTCGTGCTGGCCGTCATCAGCATCATCTACGGCGCGCTGCTGGCCATCGGCCAGACCGACATGAAGCGGCTGATCGGCTACACGTCGATCTCGCACTTCGGCTTCATCGTGCTGGGCATCTTCGCGCTGACCGGCCAGGCCGCCACCGGCGCGACGTTCTACATGGTCAACCACGGCCTCTCGACCATCGCGCTGTTCGTCGTCGTCGGCTTCCTCATCAGCCGGCGCGGGTCGCGGCAGGTCGACGACTTCGGCGGCGTGCAGAAGCCGGCGCCGAAGCTGGCCGGGGTGTTCCTCTTCGCCGGGCTGTCCGGGCTGGCGCTGCCGCCGCTGTCGACGTTCCTGTCGGAGTTCCTGGTCATCTCCGGGACGTTCCTGCGGTACCGGCCGGCCGCGATCGTCGCGACGCTGGGCATCGTGCTGTCCGCGCTCTACATCCTGTGGCTCTACCAGCGCACCATGACCGGCCCGGTGCGTCCGGCCGTCGAGGGCATGCCCGACCTGCGCACCCGCGAGGT
Protein-coding sequences here:
- a CDS encoding NADH-quinone oxidoreductase subunit M, whose product is MTTLIALPALGAVLTALVPSGRGTLAKQVATGFAVLTLVVGALISIQFLFDVDMGVESETYEWIPEFGASWALDIHGISLALVALTVLATPIVALAMWHEAEEEKRDPKAFFALLLSVEALTLTAFLSQDVLLFYVVFEAMLIPLYFMIGMYGGPQRRYAAVKFLLYNLVGGLAMLAAVIGLYVQSVDAGNPSFYLPDLVALDIDTTTQWWLFIGFMLAFAIKAPLWPFHTWLPDAAAEATPANAAFLSGVADKVGTYGMIALVLPLFPDASREAAPVIVVLAVISIIYGALLAIGQTDMKRLIGYTSISHFGFIVLGIFALTGQAATGATFYMVNHGLSTIALFVVVGFLISRRGSRQVDDFGGVQKPAPKLAGVFLFAGLSGLALPPLSTFLSEFLVISGTFLRYRPAAIVATLGIVLSALYILWLYQRTMTGPVRPAVEGMPDLRTREVAVVAPLLALLLVVGFFPKPLTDAIDEAVQPTLVEVDVDQPEPLAPVAEHVEEGTGR